From the Schistocerca piceifrons isolate TAMUIC-IGC-003096 chromosome 2, iqSchPice1.1, whole genome shotgun sequence genome, the window cgctatcacaagttccaatacccagcatctccaccagaataatgtcacgtagaagaaagtgtaattagatgaatgacgaacactaacttcacttaataaaGGTTTAttgagcacttgcacatacaagagcgcggagcgaactgcctccagccagaacacatgcggtatatatacagttgcagaacattccagtacaatgttttttgttatttgtgaatacttctagaatgtccttgagccaaatatagaaattaaaattttacagttcgtgCAACATTTTACAATTCCATGCAACAgtgtagtatcataaccactacaccacagtgacagtgctactcagcttcttctgcgacaatacgtacagtatttaaaataattttctgagcattgttgttgaataaaataaaaatttagtttctacaggggtgTCTTAAATACTCTGTCATACAGACAAGTGGGAAATTGAGACAATCattaagtcactgaagactaaggactctcatggatatgatggagtgcctatcaGAATGTTAAAGTGCTGTGTTGTACATGTTAGCCCTTTATTTAGCCAgatttgtgatttttcctttaggaatggtcagtttcgtgaatgattaaagtactcagtagtaaagccgctttatgaaaaggaagaaaggaattatgtagacaattttagacctatttatatgccatcagtgtctgctcaagctattgaaaaggctgtgtaagtAAGGATAATTGTTCATTTtaatcacatgatttgctatcaaatgtacagttcggctttagaagtcgtttaaaaactgaaaatgctatattctcttctctatctgaagtagtggatgagctaaacaaaaggtttcgaatgctaggcaatttttctattttttttattttattttatttatttatttatttatttttttaactaggtcgtttgattgtgttgatcacaaaatattgctccagaagttggactcttacggaatacagggagtagcacacgatttgttcacctcttactttagcaccAGACAGGAAAAGGCCATtattcagtgttgagaatggctgtgatgtgggatttgAGTGGGGTACAGTCGAATAGAGGGTATCCCAggtatcagtgttggggccgctcatgttccttatttatgtaaatgatatgtcctctactattacaagtaactctaaaatatttctgtttgcttacgacactggcttggtagtaaagaatgtagTGTGCAACAtttgctcggtttcaaatagtgcagttcatgacttaaggtcatggcttgtagaaaataaactaacactaaatcacagtaagactcagtttctacagtttataaaacacaatccaacaaaacctgacattttaatttcacagaatggaatataattagtgaaactgagcagttcaaatttcttggtgttcagatagataataaactgtcatggaaagcccacattcagtatcttgttcaaagacttaatactgccatttttactattcaaacagtatctgaagtgagttattgtttgacacgaaaattagtctactttgcttattttcattcccttatgtcgtatggtattatattttggggtaactcttcccattctaaaaggatatttttgactcagaaacgggcggttcaggcaataagtggtgtaagttcatgaacctcttgtctacccctgttcacgagcctgggtattttgacattggcctctcaatatatacattctttaCTGTCAATTCTTGTTAACAagattagcttattcccaagaatagacggcattcagtcagttaatactcggcagaaatcaaacctgcatttagatcggacttccttaactcttgtggtgtgcagtatactgctgcatccattttcaataagctaccactagaattaaaaaatcttagcagtaatccatgcactttcaattcAAAACTGAACAGtgtcctcatgagtcactccttctattctgttgagaagttccttGGAAAATACTTTCTTGTTGTATGGCTTGTTTTTTGGGTtcataagtattttattttttctttcttttatgttgtaatttcatgtattgacacgttccatggccttggagatttgctcctcaatttggccctatggatcttgacgtgtaaataaataaataagaaaccagCTAGTGGTATGCTGTACTGTTGGCAATGTACAACTTACAGCGTAAAGTCTTCCAACTGTTACCAGTCAGAACTAGGGAGTCCACATGGCATATTACAGTTCCCACATAGTAGGTATTTCTTCTTAAAAAATTGTCTGTAATAGTAGCGTTGTGGTCTTAAAGAGAGATAAATAGTTCTGTTGTTGGTCTTTATGTTATCTCTAGTGTTTTACTCCAAATTTATGTACATTGTATAATGGTAAAACATTGCTGTCCTCCACCAGAAGGAATCTATTCTTTGATTATTTAATCGAAACTGTGAAATATACATTGTTATTGCCACATAAAAATTTACTCAAAAACGTGATTTCTTTGTACTAGTTGGCAAAGTTCTTACTGCTATGTAGTAAATTAAATGCTATGTTACACTGTCATATGAAAATCAGATTAGtcacaaatatttaaatgtttttctcAGCAATAACAAAAGTTCAAGTGATAACAAAATAtgtagcacagatttttttgttttacagGCAGTGGGCCCACTGGACCAAATTTACCTTCACCATATGGACCACCACCTCCAGGATCTGGACAGGCATTATCACAGTCAACACCTAGTGGCTATCAAGTGTCAAGTGGTACGCCATCTCATCAGGCTAACAGTGGctacagtcatgggccaattcctACAAGTCAGCCACAACCAGCTTATGGGTCTGCTAGCTCTCAGACAAGTTACGGACCAGTGGCACAATCTTCAACTCAGACAGGACAGGTTGGACCCCCATTTAACAGCACTGGCCCCAGTCCAGGATCTGGACCTACAAGCAGCAACTTCCAACCACATCAGGGACATCCATCACATCCGTCACATCCATCTCATGGACCATCATCACAGCAGCCACCATCACAGCAGCAGCCACCACAGCAACAGTCCCAACAAACACAAGCTCCAGGAAATTATGGAGGTCCAGGGAATGGTCCATCAGGAAATTTTGCACCTCCATCTACTCAAGCCCAAGGCCCTTCTCAGACATCAACTAGTACATACGTGGGCCGCTCAAGTCCAGGTCCTGGAGTAGGAGGCTATGGCTCTTCTGCTGCAACCTCACCACCCTTTACTGGATCTCCTCAGACAGCTTACTCACAAACTGGAACTACTACCAGTTCTGCACCATCAGCTTCTACTCAAACTTATCCTCAAGGGCCTTCAGCTGGTCCACAACAACAAAACTATCCTGCCACCACGCAGTCCAGTAGCAACTACTCTCCTTCCGCACAGTCTGTTGCTAGTGGATATACTCCAACAACTCAAGTTAGCACTTTTCCACCTTCTACCCAATCTGCTACTTACCCTTCAACATCACAGTCTGGTGGATATCAGGCTTCATCACAGTCAGGTGGAGCGATATATTCTATTTCATCACAGTCAAATGCTTATCCTCCATCATCACAAGGAGGAGTCTACTCCACTTCGAGCCAGGCTGGTGGTTACCCGCAGTCATCACAGGGAAGCAATTATCCACCGTCTACACAGGGTGGAAGCTTCCCTCCAACAAGCCAAACTACTTATTCTTCACCATCACAGGGTAGCAGCTTTCCACCCAGCACACAGGCTAGCAATTATCCTCCAAGTACTCAGAGTAGTGGGTACCCTGTCACAACTCAATCCAGTGGGTATCCTACGACGACACAGGCAAGTGGATACCCTCCAACAACTCAGTCCAGTGGGTACCCTCCAACAACACAAACAAGTGGATTTCCACCTACAACACAGTCCAGTGGCTATCCGCCAACAACACAGTCTGGAGGGTACCCTCCAACCACTCAGTCAAGTGGATATCCTCCAACTACACAATCAAGTGGGTACCCTCCAACTACACAGGCAGGCTATCCACCTGTGACTCAGAGTGGGTACATGCCTCCACAGCACCCACCGAGCACTGCTCCTGGACAGGCAGGCTTTCAGCCCCCTGGAGGTCCAGGTGGACCACAGGGTCCACCTCCTGGTTCAGTACAGAATCCTCCTAGTGGTTATGGCCTCCCACCTCTCCAGTCACATCCAGCCACAACTCAGACCTATGTTCCGCCACCTCCCCAGGCTGGTCAGCCACAAGGTTATCCTCCTCAACATGGCTACCCATCTCATGGACAACCTGGGTATGGACCACAGTCATATCCTCCTCCGCCAACACAAGGGTATTCCCAGTATCGTCCACCTTCAGGCCAAATGCCACCTCCTGGGCCACATGGCCCCCCTCCTCAAAGTCAGTATGGTGGATATGACCAGAGCAGGTTTCCAAGTTACCAGCCACCACCACAGTAATTGTAACATCCTTGAAAGATTTGAGTCACTTCCACATATCGAGTATTGGTGTGAAGAAGAGAAATGAGGTTTCCTCCTTTTCATAGCTTCAGTTATTTAAACACCTCAAAGTgtgtaattaattatgtaataaCATTGACTTGACTTTCAGAAAACTTCCATGAAGTCTATAATTACATGATATACTCACTTTAATTTTATATAGACCAGATAAGCTATGAAGGCAGTGTTTTCATGTCCCCATTGCTTTACTGGAACTGATTGTTTTATTTCTTATTGCTTGCATGCAAGTGTAAACTAttttgtgttactgttttgttCAGTGATAATCGCTGAAATGTATTCTTTACTTTTTATACTGTGATTTATTTTTTTGTGCAGTGTATCTATTCTGTTTAAACAGAAAGTAAATTTTACTGAAGTCAGTAACAGTATGTGGATAGCTATTTTTCTTATAAAGGTCTATATAACTAGTACCTGATGAGAAGATCTACTTGTGTGCAGAAGTATAGTAAACTATACTTGTTCTTTTCATATTTCATTTGTTCATATCAGAGCTTTGTAAGATAGGAAAAGAGATTAGAGAGAACAGTGATTTCATTTCCACCTCCTCATTAAAAAGTTACCAGGGGGTCAGATTGCTGTTTTGAGGGGTACCACTGCTTAATTTGGTCTTTATAGTGATGGAAAAGTGATGTGCATGAAACAAAGAATGATGGTTAATTGCAGTTAATCCAAACTGCTGTATACATCATCTACATGGTTACAAAACTTTCCTTGGTCATGTTGGCCAAGTAAATAAGAAATATGATGATGACATTTGAATAAATGATAACTACAGGATTTGTGAAAAGAATCCTTGAGAAAATTGAATTTGattgaaattaaaagtaaatatttGGATGTGAGATAAACAGAACTGTAGTTGCAGTGAAGGTACAGAGTAAAAAAGCAGGTAGAAAATATAAAAGATGAGGAAATAATGTATTATTTGAGTCCTGTAGGATGAGAAATGATCACAGAGCATGTGTCTATGAAAGAATACCTTGCTTTTGTAACTTTATTTATCTTGACGGGTTTTTCTACTTTCTGTCTCTGTTCTCATGCCCATTGCTCACACTCTGCATTAACTGTTGTATTTTCGTTATATTCTAACAAGATGTCACATTATGTGTTTAATTTTTTCATTGGCTTAAGTTACAGTTTTGGTGAAACTGTAGTTTGGTGCTTCTCTGTGTATGCGTTATCAACAAGATCACTGCCCATTTGTAGTCAGATATTCTGTTCTTTTTTTGGAATAATTTGTTGATCCTTAGTATTTCTCTTTCAGAGAAatgatttttggtttgttttgTGGATAAATTGCTTCTATATGGCTTTTCATGCAGTTTGACTTGGTGAGCTTTGTTGACATGTTTGCCAGATAAGGCCTATTCTTCCTGACATTGCAGTTTTAAGAAAGTAATTATGCTGCAGTATTTAAATAGAGCTATGTTTCTGTGTTGTGACTTCAGTGTTAATTAGGTGTTATAAACTGTAAGATTCTCATGCCTTCTAAGTATGTAAACTACTTGACAAGATTATCGGTCCATTATACAGTATGTCCAATACAGTATGTGAATTACATATAGACCTAAAAATGATCTGCAACTACTCCATGTGTATACTTACTGACACCTGCAggtaatacgtatttatatgtaaAATATGTTTATTTACATGCATACTTTTTACTCACTTTCCTCGAAGATATGTAAAAGGAAATTATTATGAGAATAGCTGTCTGTAACGTTTTTGTGATACATTGCTAATGTAGTAACTAGGTGTTGCCGTATGATGTTGTGATATTAAATGTGTCATTTTTAAATGTAACTAGTGCAAAATATTCTGGTTGTATTAGTTTGCTTCTTTACATTTGAATTAGTGTGTTCTGTTATTATAGGAGATCTGTGTCTTAAATATATGTAATCCAGTGTtcctttgtttgtttgtgtaattgcatgtgtgtgtatgtgctcaTCTAGTTGTCCATATGTATAGTGTTGATGATGTAGCAGGCAATTCAGTGAATAAATAAAGATACCACTCAAATGAAACGGGAGAAAAATATCTTCCAGAAGGAAATTGTGTTTCTCttactttttgttttaatttattattatgtaaATTGCATTGGAAGAGGAAGAAAAGCAGTGACAGAGCAGCTTCTAAAGCTTTAACATAGTTTTGTTGTTTCAGTACGTATTATGGACAACTAGGAAATGTGCATTGGTAGCCTTATAATATCATTGGTcacaataaaattataaaaacacTGCATTTAAGCATTTGAGAATTTAGAATGTAACCAGACATTCAGTATTTTCAAATTGACATTCATTTGCAATATATCTTATCTTTTATTCACTATTgatatcaaaaattaattttttcatgtttgaaagtaTTATTAGGAAGTTTTCAAAGTTTAAGTAATGAGAACTATCCAGAAGAAAAATGACTATTTCTGCAAACAAAATAGTTATTCAGGAATGATGCTTGATAATGTTAAAATAAAACTAAATAGAATTTATTTTATGCATTTTAATTGCAGTAGGGTCCGTTGCCAAAAGGAATTTTTGAATAACAATTATCTGCCACAAGATACATTTTTGGTTGCCTAAccattgtacagggtgtcccagaaggaatgatcAGTATCCAGGGATATAACAGGACTTATTGTGCAAAACAAAGAATTttagtaaatgtgggctctaaaatggatacttCATGAGCTATGAGCAGATCTTCAGCTTTGATActgagaaacaaatctcttctactgcaagctccttgctttctACAATTTGAGAGGAATTAAGGTGAAGTAGTGCTGACAGCTCTTAaagtatgtgttttagagcccatttttactagagTTTTTGGCTTTGAATGATCATTCTAATCATATCCCTGAATTCTGACCATTTCTTCTGGAACACCCTCTAGAACCAACCATTTTCCTGTGAGTTATCATGATGCAAGTTTTGCCAAAATCTGGTAATTAATGATTTCAGATGTTTTCTTatagtatttttgtttattattgcaaatttCTTGAGTAAATATTTCTGTGTAGAAGGAGGCTTCTTTTTATCAGCTCTAAAGAAAAATACAAGTTTGAAATCTGGCTTAAAATAATCAATCTTCTGTATGGTGACCATTATATCTATTGCTCAACATATCTTCTATATGGTGAGTGATTGTCTTTCTCAAACACACCCATGTTCATATTCCACCCAGGGTTATTCAACACTGAAAATTTTCAAGTTTATTTGACTGGAAGTCCATTACTGAGCTTTATTTTACTGAACAATCTTTACAAAAAGTTTGCTTGTGAGGAATGTTTGTGTATCATTATTACTTAACTATCAAGTTTCTTTTAATGCTGTTGGAGCATCACTCTCCTGAACTTATACTCTAGTGTGGTGATACTTCCGTATATGTCAGAATGGCCAGGCATAGCTATCAATTCAAGATTTCATGGCACTTAATGTGCAGACTGCAACTGTGCCATAATATACAAATGCAACAGAACATTTGTAAAAGCTCTCACTTTGCCTCCAGATGTCCAGTGAGTGGGGTACAGTGCTAAGACACTGAAGTCATATTTatgtgtaaataatttaggagtaaagggcCACTTACTAGTgagctagagtacacacacacacacacacacacacacacacacacacacacacacacacacacactgaagctaTCCTTGCTACACATCCTTTGCTTCTATAATCCTCCTGCCTTCAGTCTCTGCTAACCCATTGCCccccacaccctctacccaacaattttcccctcctctgccttgtCACCACCTCCCAATCCATGCCTTCATGTCATCTTCATTGTGTGCCGCACCTCACCAGCACCAGTACATGGGTATCACTTGCCTAGCCCATGCATCTGCCACTGCTCCCTCCTGCATTCATAACCAGTGCATCTGCTGCCTCCCTCCAAGCCACTAGTTACCTATCTCCAACTCCTATTCCTGTTTCCCACTTTGTTCATCCTCTACCCACACCATCCAACGCAACCCCTGCCCCACCCTAGTCGTCCTGCCAAATGCAGTTGCAGTATTGTGTGTTGAACTGACAACAATGTAAGGCAAgtgcgtgtatgtatgtgtgtgtgggggaggtgtagggggggggggggggggagatagtgtGTGTgctctagctcatcaaaggatattaagtggtaaggtcttacggaccaaactgctgaggtcatcggtccctaagcttatgcactacttaatataacttaaactaacttacgttaagaacaacacacacacccattcccgagggaggactcgaacttccgaggggagggggaggggggggggatatcttctgaaagctagcaagttttcttttttcttttgtgtgtacctATCGATGACTGAACTTTGTACTGAACCCATAGTCAAGAAGATGATGGTTTATGTCCCCATTCCGCCATCTAGATTTTGGTCTCCTGTATGTTCCCTAAGTCCCACTTAAGGCAaatactggaatggttcctttcaaaatgaCATGATCAGATTCCTTCCCTATCTTTCTGAGTATGTGCCAAGTCTCTAATGACCTGGGCATCAATGGGACTCTAAACCgtaatcttctttttcttctttcagaTGCCAATTGAAATTCTCTGGCTAGAGTTCCCATTTCACTAACTCTTTTTTTGGAAAGTCCCTTTATGAAAAATGGAATATTCTGTGGTCATCTGTCTCTGCATACTGTATGAACGTGTATAACTGTATGAACTTAAGTAACTGAATCAGTGAGTTGGAAATGTAGTCATGTCCCAGTAAGTAAATTTTTGAGAAGAGACAAAAAAACTCTTTTATTGCATAGTGGGTTTAAGCATGGTGTCGTGGAGTTGCCATGTTGCAGTTGGCCCCAGGGTTAAACAATGTACACCAATACAACATACTTTAGCAATCTACTGTGCTCAGTAATCAAGTTTGGAAGTACTGGAGATGACCCCTTTCAAATCTGATGATGAGGCAACTAGCGTTCTGTTTGCAGCAGAAGGACTGTGTTATACAAGTTTATGTTGCTCATAGTCATTAAAACAGTAGCAATAAAAGAGTGTGTAATGAGCATACAGGTATATTTATAATGTGTCCAAAAAACAATTGCAAGCAAAATACAGCAAAGCGGACAATGGTGGGTACACTTGTAGAATTCTCTTTACATTGTCTGGTTTCATCTTCATTGGAACAAGTCCCCTGTAAGCTTCTTTATATGGATCCGTTCTCTAACACAATGCCCTTCTAACGAACACTTCTGTTGATGGAACATGAGTCCCTGTTTATCAAATGATGTGTATTGATATAAAGAACAGTTATGTCCAGTAAATGTAATTTGAAAGAAAAAGTGGACATGACTCCTTTTCCAACTCATCTATTCAGTTGTAATAAGTACATTTAAGCAGGTCTGCCTGTTAGCTGGATTCAGCTTATAAAATGTAACTGTTTCTCCAAACCATCAGATTGTGAATCTGACAATTTCTTACCTTATCCCCACACATTGTACACTGACCTCCTCCTTAGTGCTACTTTGGTCTTGCATAGTAAAATCCACTTATGTTCTGTTTGTGTCAGTGTCAGCACAATGTGTGGCACGTGTAATTAATTACTAAACCCATTGCTTCATAGTAGTACCTTCAGGAAATTAATTGCACGATTCCAATGGGCCCAACACTTATCTCACACATTACTAACTAGTAAGTAACTGAACATGTGCATAGGCAATGAACACAAGGTAGAAACAGCCTAGTTGTCATACAGGTTATCAATGGGTAGAGCAATATCAAGTTATGAATGATGGCACTTTAATGTATAAACCAAATCCTGTACAACTGTGCTTTGCCCTGGATTACTAGTTTGAAAACAGGTAATACCATTGATAAAACTACCAAGTAAGGTGGTGTTTTAagttacagtattatgaaaaggaaagttcctattcaccatataggggagatgctggGTTGCAGGTAGGCCCaacaaaaaactgtcacaaataaaactggaagaaaaaataaataaaggaagagCCGGGGAGGGGAGGAATAGTTtggtaggggtggtggacagtggagttaagtgctgcaggttagatggagggcaggtgagaggtgaggagagggggggaggaggagtaacagaaaaggagaggagtaaaaagactgggtgtgatggtgtaatgagggctgtgtagtgctggaatgggaacagggaaggggctggatgggtgaggacaatgactaatgaaggttgaggccaggagagttaggGAATGTAGGATACATTTCAGGGAAAGTGGGACTGAGTTCtagctagggataaggaaacttttctgtattgatgcaggtggacggagcaaggatccatggtggtgcaaaaaaatgcaaaaaattacttaaataacataaaataatgtctgaaaaaattgcagaaatacaaatacatgtgaaaaatCAGAAGGATTAAACAGGTGCAAAGGGGGGAAGTGAGATGAAATGTGAGGGAATCGATGATAGTGAAAGGCAAAAACTcattaaaataaacacacacacattcattattTGTATCTTTTCTTCGATCTCAATGTGACAtgccaattttagtgagttttcaaCTTTCGCTATCATCGACTCTCACACATATTTGAGTAAGATTTTTTTGGATATTATTCTATGTTGTTTGTGTAATTTTTTCCACCacaatggatccttgctccttccatctgcatctaTACAGAAAAATTATATAAGAAAACAGAAGAAGGCTGTAGACTACAATCTCTTCAAACAACTGGGAAATTGCCCAACCTTGCAGCAGACATTAGAAAAAgacgattaaaattttatgggcttgTCTCCAGGCTTCCCAAAACAAGACTTATGCATGAAATTATTAGGTACACAGAAGGACTTAAAACTATATCCGGGGTACAAGAAGGCCTCACAAAAAGCTCTGACAAATTATTCAGATATATTATTCAGATATTTTGAACAGA encodes:
- the LOC124776256 gene encoding trithorax group protein osa-like isoform X1; this translates as MSVAFVQRGRPPPNPMQIQKMLDENCHLIQTIQEYQSKGKAQECMQYQQILHRNLVYLASIADANQNIQAILPPPGAPQHGMHGPPPSGQPGGPGGPGGPGGPSPTPSGEMPPNTQGPMQTFPQQQGGYRGQMMPSQQAMPQPSGPGATSGPQQYRGAYPQQGPQGYPGQYANQSQGPPQSYGPPMGPQQGPQGPQQGPQGPQQGPQGPQQGPQGPQQGPQGPQQGPQGPQPGPQQGPPSQQQGPPQQQGTAPPSQPQPQQQQQQQQQQQQQQQAPGQSQSAPPPPPPQATQGSAQTQQQGPQPPQSTTGTGPQQMSVNSAPQQGSSYPPGAPSTTYSGPSSQQQQQQPQQQGYGQGGAPQQTPGSLPSQQQQPQSQQQQQQHQQQQQQQQQPPPSQPQAQQQLSGGYGPSPPTTTSVGTGPSFISQGPGQPPQGSNYGSGPTGPNLPSPYGPPPPGSGQALSQSTPSGYQVSSGTPSHQANSGYSHGPIPTSQPQPAYGSASSQTSYGPVAQSSTQTGQVGPPFNSTGPSPGSGPTSSNFQPHQGHPSHPSHPSHGPSSQQPPSQQQPPQQQSQQTQAPGNYGGPGNGPSGNFAPPSTQAQGPSQTSTSTYVGRSSPGPGVGGYGSSAATSPPFTGSPQTAYSQTGTTTSSAPSASTQTYPQGPSAGPQQQNYPATTQSSSNYSPSAQSVASGYTPTTQVSTFPPSTQSATYPSTSQSGGYQASSQSGGAIYSISSQSNAYPPSSQGGVYSTSSQAGGYPQSSQGSNYPPSTQGGSFPPTSQTTYSSPSQGSSFPPSTQASNYPPSTQSSGYPVTTQSSGYPTTTQASGYPPTTQSSGYPPTTQTSGFPPTTQSSGYPPTTQSGGYPPTTQSSGYPPTTQSSGYPPTTQAGYPPVTQSGYMPPQHPPSTAPGQAGFQPPGGPGGPQGPPPGSVQNPPSGYGLPPLQSHPATTQTYVPPPPQAGQPQGYPPQHGYPSHGQPGYGPQSYPPPPTQGYSQYRPPSGQMPPPGPHGPPPQSQYGGYDQSRFPSYQPPPQ
- the LOC124776256 gene encoding trithorax group protein osa-like isoform X2, producing the protein MSVAFVQRGRPPPNPMQIQKMLDENCHLIQTIQEYQSKGKAQECMQYQQILHRNLVYLASIADANQNIQAILPPPGAPQHGMHGPPPSGQPGGPGGPGGPGGPSPTPSGEMPPNTQGPMQTFPQQQGGYRGQMMPSQQAMPQRPGATSGPQQYRGAYPQQGPQGYPGQYANQSQGPPQSYGPPMGPQQGPQGPQQGPQGPQQGPQGPQQGPQGPQQGPQGPQQGPQGPQPGPQQGPPSQQQGPPQQQGTAPPSQPQPQQQQQQQQQQQQQQQAPGQSQSAPPPPPPQATQGSAQTQQQGPQPPQSTTGTGPQQMSVNSAPQQGSSYPPGAPSTTYSGPSSQQQQQQPQQQGYGQGGAPQQTPGSLPSQQQQPQSQQQQQQHQQQQQQQQQPPPSQPQAQQQLSGGYGPSPPTTTSVGTGPSFISQGPGQPPQGSNYGSGPTGPNLPSPYGPPPPGSGQALSQSTPSGYQVSSGTPSHQANSGYSHGPIPTSQPQPAYGSASSQTSYGPVAQSSTQTGQVGPPFNSTGPSPGSGPTSSNFQPHQGHPSHPSHPSHGPSSQQPPSQQQPPQQQSQQTQAPGNYGGPGNGPSGNFAPPSTQAQGPSQTSTSTYVGRSSPGPGVGGYGSSAATSPPFTGSPQTAYSQTGTTTSSAPSASTQTYPQGPSAGPQQQNYPATTQSSSNYSPSAQSVASGYTPTTQVSTFPPSTQSATYPSTSQSGGYQASSQSGGAIYSISSQSNAYPPSSQGGVYSTSSQAGGYPQSSQGSNYPPSTQGGSFPPTSQTTYSSPSQGSSFPPSTQASNYPPSTQSSGYPVTTQSSGYPTTTQASGYPPTTQSSGYPPTTQTSGFPPTTQSSGYPPTTQSGGYPPTTQSSGYPPTTQSSGYPPTTQAGYPPVTQSGYMPPQHPPSTAPGQAGFQPPGGPGGPQGPPPGSVQNPPSGYGLPPLQSHPATTQTYVPPPPQAGQPQGYPPQHGYPSHGQPGYGPQSYPPPPTQGYSQYRPPSGQMPPPGPHGPPPQSQYGGYDQSRFPSYQPPPQ
- the LOC124776256 gene encoding trithorax group protein osa-like isoform X3; its protein translation is MSVAFVQRGRPPPNPMQIQKMLDENCHLIQTIQEYQSKGKAQECMQYQQILHRNLVYLASIADANQNIQAILPHGMHGPPPSGQPGGPGGPGGPGGPSPTPSGEMPPNTQGPMQTFPQQQGGYRGQMMPSQQAMPQPSGPGATSGPQQYRGAYPQQGPQGYPGQYANQSQGPPQSYGPPMGPQQGPQGPQQGPQGPQQGPQGPQQGPQGPQQGPQGPQQGPQGPQPGPQQGPPSQQQGPPQQQGTAPPSQPQPQQQQQQQQQQQQQQQAPGQSQSAPPPPPPQATQGSAQTQQQGPQPPQSTTGTGPQQMSVNSAPQQGSSYPPGAPSTTYSGPSSQQQQQQPQQQGYGQGGAPQQTPGSLPSQQQQPQSQQQQQQHQQQQQQQQQPPPSQPQAQQQLSGGYGPSPPTTTSVGTGPSFISQGPGQPPQGSNYGSGPTGPNLPSPYGPPPPGSGQALSQSTPSGYQVSSGTPSHQANSGYSHGPIPTSQPQPAYGSASSQTSYGPVAQSSTQTGQVGPPFNSTGPSPGSGPTSSNFQPHQGHPSHPSHPSHGPSSQQPPSQQQPPQQQSQQTQAPGNYGGPGNGPSGNFAPPSTQAQGPSQTSTSTYVGRSSPGPGVGGYGSSAATSPPFTGSPQTAYSQTGTTTSSAPSASTQTYPQGPSAGPQQQNYPATTQSSSNYSPSAQSVASGYTPTTQVSTFPPSTQSATYPSTSQSGGYQASSQSGGAIYSISSQSNAYPPSSQGGVYSTSSQAGGYPQSSQGSNYPPSTQGGSFPPTSQTTYSSPSQGSSFPPSTQASNYPPSTQSSGYPVTTQSSGYPTTTQASGYPPTTQSSGYPPTTQTSGFPPTTQSSGYPPTTQSGGYPPTTQSSGYPPTTQSSGYPPTTQAGYPPVTQSGYMPPQHPPSTAPGQAGFQPPGGPGGPQGPPPGSVQNPPSGYGLPPLQSHPATTQTYVPPPPQAGQPQGYPPQHGYPSHGQPGYGPQSYPPPPTQGYSQYRPPSGQMPPPGPHGPPPQSQYGGYDQSRFPSYQPPPQ